CACGTCGACCTTGCCGTCCTGGATCGCCTTCCAGAGGATCGCGCCGTTCGGGCCGAGCACGCGCACCAGGTCCTGGATCGATTCCAGTTCGGTCTTCACCTTGGCGTTGATCTGCTGCTGGGCCAGGTTCTGCTGCTTGGCGGCCTGCTCGGCGGCCAGTGCGTTGATGAGGCTCTCGGGCGGCTGCGGCTTCTGGATGGTCAGCACCACGTCACCGCAGTCGCCGACCCCGGCGTAGTTGGGCTGGCAGAAGTAGTCCGCGCCGGCCGTCTCCTTGATGAACTGTCTGGCCAATTGTCCTACACGCTGCTCCCACTGTTGTTTGATCGTGGGATCGTTGAACAACTTCTTCCACTCGAACTCCTGGGAAGCGGCGTCCATCGCCCGGTCGAGCGGCTGCTTGAAGTAGAAGTTGAGCATCTTGGTCCAGCCGCGCGAGTCCCCGTCCTCGAAATACGCGCCGAACTTGCGGCCGATCTTCTCGTGGAACTGCTGCAGCACCTTGCAGTCGGTGTTGAGCGTGAAGGTCGCCGAACCTGCCACCTTCATTTCGACGTTGTCCTTCGAAACGATGCTGATTCCGCCCGACTCGGCGCTGTCGCCGCCGGAGAAGTCGAAGGTCCGCTGGCCGAACGGGTAGTGGTAGTCGGTGTCACCGGGCCCGAGCCAGGTGGCGCCGCTGGAGGGGTTGATGCAGCGCTCGAACTTGATGGCTTCGAAGGTGCCGCCCGCGTAGTGGAGCACCACCTCGTCCGGCTCGGTGCTGACCCGCGAGAAACTGGTGAGGACGGTGATCAGGCCGATGAGAACGGCCACCGCCGCCGCGATTAAGAGTCCTCTTTGCACGCGCCGAGATAATAGTCTGTCGCGCCACCGGCAGCTCTTGATTCCAACGGCGCCGACAGCTCGGTGGTGACCGACGTCAGCGCCCCAGGTCGGTGGTGGGCGAGGCTGCCCTCAGAGCGGGCTGGCAGGGCGGTGGTGACCAGCCAGTGTCTCGCGGGCGTCTCCCTGGTGGCCCGGGAAAGCGTTGGTCGGCTGTGTGCTCGGGTACTGCTGACGAGGCGCATCCGGGTAGCGTGCGAGACATGTGTAGAAGCATCAAGACGCTGCGGCCGCCGTACACCGAGGACGTCACCGAGGAGGACGTGCGCGCCGCCGCCCTGCAGTACGTCAGGAAGATCTCCGGTTTTCGCGCACC
This window of the Nonomuraea africana genome carries:
- a CDS encoding SPFH domain-containing protein; its protein translation is MQRGLLIAAAVAVLIGLITVLTSFSRVSTEPDEVVLHYAGGTFEAIKFERCINPSSGATWLGPGDTDYHYPFGQRTFDFSGGDSAESGGISIVSKDNVEMKVAGSATFTLNTDCKVLQQFHEKIGRKFGAYFEDGDSRGWTKMLNFYFKQPLDRAMDAASQEFEWKKLFNDPTIKQQWEQRVGQLARQFIKETAGADYFCQPNYAGVGDCGDVVLTIQKPQPPESLINALAAEQAAKQQNLAQQQINAKVKTELESIQDLVRVLGPNGAILWKAIQDGKVDVVPVPQDGAINITPRR
- a CDS encoding DUF2277 domain-containing protein, giving the protein MCRSIKTLRPPYTEDVTEEDVRAAALQYVRKISGFRAPAAHNAEAFDKAVEAITMASEELLASLHVRGAH